Proteins from a genomic interval of Gossypium hirsutum isolate 1008001.06 chromosome A09, Gossypium_hirsutum_v2.1, whole genome shotgun sequence:
- the LOC107889215 gene encoding BEL1-like homeodomain protein 1 — MATYFHGSSDFQAASADGMQTLYLMNPNYVPYADTHQQPSAATNMFFLSPTSLPQAPPPNHHQRFLGLPLPTPSTAIKPLNSDDPHRPSPLQGVVPGFHSNLWGSSVDHQNSPGSSHPQVVSAVATGDNSGGSHDVASQSGFQRPVVSPRQGLSLSLSSQQVGYRSSNNVETDIQGQPQVPTMSLGEDVRISGNSPSSVSVVSNGISGAQSVVLGSKYLRAAQELLDEVVNVGKGIKTDVSEGTKEEKIKVNKESVAGEGSSAGENGAKRGAELTTAQRQELQMKKAKLVSMLDEVEQRYRQYHHQMHIVVSSFEQVAGLGAAKSYTALALKTISKQFRCLKDAISGQMKATSKSLGEEDCLGAKVEGSRLRYVDHQLRQQRTLQQLGMIQHNAWRPQRGLPERAVSVLRAWLFEHFLHPYPKDSDKHMLAKQTGLTRGQVSNWFINARVRLWKPMVEEMYLEEVKEQERNGSEVKANKSVQKESESSSSAHQENVSFMMNQVKAQSQPEKSINQQQNMPPTEFSNSTMGGSFLPQTATAFNLIGSCDLDGAAQRSPKKPRSSVNELQNSPSSILSMDMEMKQGETREINMNFGDERLPKDSYWFFTGTDNTGSGFPTYSAMGDIGRFDPNQLTQRFHGNSVSLTLGLPHCENLSLSGNHQSLLSNQNIQLGRRLELGQSEVDFCGINNTQQASHSSTFEMQNRKRFAAQLLPDFVA; from the exons ATGGCGACGTACTTTCATGGAAGCTCAGATTTCCAGGCTGCTTCAGCTGATGGGATGCAAACGCTTTATCTCATGAACCCCAACTACGTTCCCTACGCTGACACACACCAACAACCATCGGCTGCCACTAACATGTTCTTCTTAAGCCCCACAAGCTTACCCCAAGCACCACCGCCTAACCATCATCAGCGTTTCCTTGGTCTCCCTCTCCCAACACCATCCACCGCCATCAAACCGCTCAATTCCGACGATCCCCACCGTCCATCCCCCCTTCAAGGTGTAGTCCCCGGTTTCCACTCTAACTTATGGGGTTCAAGTGTTGATCATCAGAATTCCCCAGGAAGTAGCCATCCGCAGGTTGTGTCGGCAGTAGCTACAGGAGATAACTCTGGTGGGTCCCATGATGTTGCGTCGCAGTCGGGGTTTCAACGGCCGGTGGTGTCCCCAAGGCAAGGTTTGTCCCTAAGTCTATCATCCCAACAAGTGGGTTATAGGTCAAGTAATAATGTTGAAACAGACATACAAGGACAACCTCAAGTTCCTACTATGTCACTGGGTGAAGATGTGAGGATATCAGGGAACTCGCCGTCGTCGGTTTCCGTTGTTTCGAATGGGATTTCTGGGGCTCAGAGTGTGGTTTTGGGGTCAAAGTACTTGAGAGCTGCACAAGAGCTTCTTGATGAAGTCGTTAATGTGGGGAAAGGGATAAAGACGGACGTGTCTGAGGGGACCAAGGAAGAGAAGATAAAGGTGAACAAAGAATCGGTGGCTGGAGAGGGTTCAAGCGCTGGTGAAAATGGGGCTAAACGTGGAGCTGAGCTCACCACAGCTCAAAGACAGGAGCTGCAGATGAAGAAAGCTAAACTTGTCAGTATGCTTGATGAG GTGGAGCAAAGATACAGACAGTACCATCATCAAATGCACATAGTAGTATCTTCGTTCGAGCAGGTAGCGGGATTGGGCGCGGCAAAATCCTACACAGCCCTTGCTTTGAAGACAATATCGAAGCAATTCAGGTGTCTGAAAGATGCAATATCAGGACAAATGAAAGCCACAAGCAAGAGTTTAGGAGAAGAGGATTGCTTAGGAGCAAAAGTGGAGGGTTCGAGACTAAGGTACGTTGACCATCAGCTCCGACAACAGCGAACGTTGCAGCAGTTGGGGATGATCCAACACAATGCTTGGAGACCCCAAAGAGGATTACCTGAACGTGCTGTTTCCGTTCTTCGTGCTTGGCTTTTCGAGCATTTCCTTCATCC GTATCCTAAAGATTCAGACAAACATATGCTTGCCAAACAAACAGGGCTCACAAGAGGCCAG GTTTCAAACTGGTTCATAAATGCTCGAGTTCGACTTTGGAAGCCAATGGTTGAAGAAATGTATTTGGAGGAAGTGAAGGAACAAGAAAGGAATGGCAGCGAAGTGAAGGCAAACAAAAGTGTGCAAAAGGAGTCAGAATCCAGCTCTAGTGCCCATCAAGAAAATGTGTCATTTATGATGAATCAAGTTAAAGCTCAATCCCAGCCCGAGAAATCCATCAACCAGCAGCAGAATATGCCCCCAACTGAATTTTCCAACTCCACAATGGGAGGCTCCTTTCTTCCACAAACAGCCACTGCCTTCAATCTCATTGGATCATGTGACCTTGATGGCGCAGCTCAAAGAAGCCCCAAAAAGCCAAGGAGTAGCGTCAATGAGTTACAAAATTCTCCTAGTAGCATCCTTTCAATGGACATGGAAATGAAGCAAGGTGAAACAAGGGAAATAAACATGAATTTCGGTGATGAAAGGCTGCCCAAGGACAGCTACTGGTTTTTTACAGGAACTGATAATACCGGTAGTGGATTTCCCACATACAGTGCCATGGGAGATATCGGGAGGTTCGACCCCAACCAGTTGACACAAAGGTTTCATGGAAACAGTGTTTCGCTCACCCTTGGTCTTCCCCATTGTGAGAACCTGTCTCTCTCGGGGAACCACCAGAGCTTGCTATCGAACCAGAACATTCAGCTAGGAAGAAGGTTAGAATTAGGGCAAAGCGAAGTAGATTTCTGCGGGATCAACAACACTCAACAAGCTTCTCATTCCAGTACCTTTGAGATGCAAAACAGGAAAAGGTTTGCTGCACAATTGTTGCCGGATTTTGTTgcatga